In a genomic window of Halostella litorea:
- a CDS encoding NUDIX domain-containing protein, giving the protein MTRNSPPPDAPTDDSALPTELSDPTELADSPTVDYREHTAVHDDGNYCEADVAGRTVVGLTDEDGAVLLHVNRERSAALLPNGKVQSDEDWLAAGRRAAEELTGLAVRIDGPRLVRRVEHVVDGADEPQATTHHLVVEASPEAGRPNRPQPTVPAEQADEWEAGWFDSVPVEPNGGLHVDDVRLFVD; this is encoded by the coding sequence ATGACACGTAACTCACCGCCGCCCGACGCCCCGACTGACGACAGCGCCCTCCCCACCGAACTATCGGACCCGACGGAGTTGGCTGACAGCCCGACCGTCGACTACCGCGAGCACACGGCGGTCCACGACGACGGGAACTACTGTGAAGCCGACGTCGCCGGCCGGACCGTCGTCGGCCTCACCGACGAGGACGGAGCGGTCCTGCTCCACGTCAACCGGGAGCGGTCCGCCGCGCTCCTCCCGAACGGGAAGGTCCAGTCCGACGAGGACTGGCTGGCGGCGGGCCGTCGCGCCGCCGAGGAACTGACGGGACTCGCCGTCCGAATCGACGGGCCGCGGCTCGTGCGCCGCGTCGAACACGTCGTCGACGGCGCGGACGAACCGCAGGCGACGACGCATCACCTCGTCGTCGAGGCGTCGCCGGAAGCCGGTCGACCGAACCGCCCGCAACCGACCGTCCCGGCCGAGCAGGCGGACGAGTGGGAGGCCGGGTGGTTCGACAGCGTTCCCGTCGAGCCGAACGGGGGCCTCCACGTCGACGACGTCCGGCTGTTCGTCGACTGA
- a CDS encoding DUF7557 family protein, whose product MPQVQLDEETIERLDSLRIDDESYDELVNELINIYQAEELTMFRSGDG is encoded by the coding sequence ATGCCTCAGGTCCAACTGGACGAGGAGACGATCGAACGCCTCGACAGCCTCCGGATCGACGACGAGTCGTACGACGAACTCGTCAACGAACTCATCAACATCTACCAGGCGGAGGAACTGACGATGTTCCGCTCCGGCGACGGGTGA
- the ilvB gene encoding biosynthetic-type acetolactate synthase large subunit: MSEQVPPTTQTEAEAAASDEAAEDTPEGVTTGASSVVRALENTGAEYLFGVQGGAIMPVYDALYHSDLNHVTMAHEQGAAHAADAFGIVSGDPGVCLATSGPGATNLVTGIADASMDSDPMIALTGQVPTDFVGNDAFQETDTTGVTDPITKTNYFAGDEDTVGDVVGEAFAVASEGRQGPTLVDLPKDVTQAETDVEPGEAETPDTYNPPEEADDDAVEAAADAIAAAEKPVILAGGGVIKGEATDELRAFAREYEIPVITTMPGIGAFPEDDDLSLEVAGMHGTGYANMAITHCDVLVGIGTRFDDRLTGGVDSFAPEADVVHVDIDPAEISKNVHADYPLIGDAGRVIDQLDDELDRRPDPSDRYAEWREQVGAWKDEYPMDYATPDDEPLKPQFVVEVLDEATDDDTVVTTGVGQHQMWAFQFWTYTEPRTWVSSHGLGTMGYGLPAAIGARLAADDDQSVVCFEGDGSFLMTIQELSVAVRENMDITVAVLNNEYVGMVRQWQDGFFEGRRMASEYSWCPDFAKLAEAFGARGFTVADYDGVEDAVAAAVEYDGPSVIDFHIDPEENVFPMVPSGGKNGKFALKADHLDQL, translated from the coding sequence ATGAGCGAGCAGGTCCCCCCGACCACGCAGACCGAGGCCGAGGCGGCCGCGAGCGACGAGGCGGCCGAGGACACCCCCGAGGGCGTCACGACCGGCGCGTCGTCGGTCGTCCGCGCCCTCGAAAACACCGGTGCCGAGTACCTGTTCGGCGTCCAGGGCGGGGCGATCATGCCCGTCTACGACGCGCTGTACCACTCGGACCTGAACCACGTCACGATGGCCCACGAACAGGGCGCGGCCCACGCGGCCGACGCCTTCGGCATCGTCTCGGGCGACCCCGGGGTCTGCCTGGCCACGTCCGGGCCGGGGGCGACGAACCTCGTCACCGGCATCGCCGACGCGTCGATGGACTCGGACCCGATGATCGCGCTGACGGGGCAGGTTCCGACGGACTTCGTCGGCAACGACGCGTTCCAGGAGACGGACACCACGGGCGTCACCGACCCGATCACGAAGACGAACTACTTCGCGGGCGACGAGGACACCGTCGGCGACGTGGTCGGCGAGGCCTTCGCCGTCGCCAGCGAGGGGCGGCAGGGGCCGACGCTCGTCGACCTGCCGAAGGACGTGACGCAGGCCGAGACCGACGTCGAACCGGGCGAGGCCGAGACGCCGGACACGTACAACCCGCCCGAGGAGGCCGACGACGACGCCGTCGAGGCCGCCGCGGACGCCATCGCGGCCGCGGAGAAACCGGTCATCCTGGCCGGCGGCGGCGTGATCAAGGGCGAGGCGACCGACGAACTGCGCGCGTTCGCCCGCGAGTACGAGATTCCGGTCATCACGACGATGCCCGGCATCGGCGCGTTCCCCGAGGACGACGACCTCTCGCTGGAGGTCGCTGGGATGCACGGCACCGGCTACGCCAACATGGCGATCACCCACTGCGACGTGCTGGTGGGGATCGGCACGCGCTTCGACGACCGCCTCACCGGCGGCGTCGACTCCTTCGCGCCGGAGGCCGACGTCGTCCACGTCGACATCGACCCGGCGGAGATCAGCAAGAACGTCCACGCGGACTACCCGCTGATCGGCGACGCTGGCCGCGTCATCGACCAGTTGGACGACGAACTGGACCGCCGTCCGGACCCCTCGGACCGCTACGCCGAGTGGCGCGAGCAGGTCGGGGCCTGGAAGGACGAGTACCCGATGGACTACGCGACGCCCGACGACGAGCCGCTGAAGCCGCAGTTCGTCGTCGAGGTGCTGGACGAGGCGACCGACGACGACACCGTCGTCACCACCGGCGTCGGCCAGCACCAGATGTGGGCGTTCCAGTTCTGGACGTACACCGAACCCCGGACGTGGGTTTCCTCCCACGGCCTGGGGACGATGGGGTACGGCCTGCCCGCCGCCATCGGCGCGCGGCTGGCTGCGGACGACGACCAGTCGGTCGTCTGCTTCGAGGGCGACGGCTCGTTCCTGATGACGATCCAGGAGCTGTCGGTCGCGGTCCGCGAGAACATGGACATCACCGTCGCCGTCCTCAACAACGAGTACGTCGGCATGGTCCGGCAGTGGCAGGACGGCTTCTTCGAGGGCCGGCGGATGGCCTCGGAGTACTCGTGGTGTCCCGACTTCGCCAAACTGGCGGAGGCGTTCGGCGCGCGCGGGTTCACCGTCGCCGACTACGACGGCGTCGAGGACGCGGTCGCGGCGGCCGTCGAGTACGACGGGCCGAGCGTGATCGACTTCCACATCGACCCCGAGGAGAACGTCTTCCCGATGGTCCCAAGCGGCGGGAAAAACGGGAAGTTCGCACTGAAAGCCGACCACCTGGACCAGCTCTAA
- the leuD gene encoding 3-isopropylmalate dehydratase small subunit produces the protein MSEEVEIPEVTRIAGSGVPIRGNDIDTDQIIPARFMKVVTFDGLGQFAFFDLRFDDDDRPKDHPFNEDRFKDSSVMVVNANFGCGSSREHAPQALMRWGIDAIIGESFAEIFAGNCLALGIPTVTADSETIEALQDWVDEHPDGEIEVDVAAETVTYGDTTVDVTVDDAQRKALVDGVWDTTALMKSNAEAVRETAESLPYVEDGKRV, from the coding sequence ATGAGCGAGGAAGTCGAGATCCCCGAGGTCACCCGCATCGCGGGCTCAGGCGTGCCGATCCGCGGCAACGACATCGACACCGACCAGATCATCCCGGCGCGGTTCATGAAGGTCGTCACGTTCGACGGCCTGGGGCAGTTCGCCTTCTTCGACCTGCGGTTCGACGACGACGACCGGCCCAAGGACCACCCGTTCAACGAGGACCGGTTCAAGGACTCCTCGGTGATGGTCGTCAACGCGAACTTCGGCTGTGGCTCCTCCCGCGAGCACGCCCCGCAGGCGCTGATGCGCTGGGGCATCGACGCCATCATCGGTGAGTCGTTCGCGGAGATCTTCGCGGGCAACTGCCTCGCGCTCGGCATCCCCACCGTCACGGCAGACAGCGAGACGATCGAGGCGCTGCAGGACTGGGTCGACGAGCACCCCGACGGCGAGATAGAGGTCGACGTGGCGGCCGAGACGGTCACCTACGGCGACACCACGGTCGACGTCACCGTCGACGACGCCCAGCGCAAGGCGCTGGTCGACGGCGTCTGGGACACCACCGCGCTGATGAAGTCGAACGCGGAAGCGGTCCGCGAGACTGCCGAGAGCCTGCCGTACGTCGAGGACGGCAAGCGGGTCTGA
- a CDS encoding isocitrate/isopropylmalate family dehydrogenase — MTHRIAVIPGDGIGREVTPAAVEVLEALELDFEFVEGDAGDAVKEETGEALPAETRDLAANADATLFGAAGETAADVILPLREVVGSFANVRPARSYPGLDAVQPDTDLVFIRENTEGVYSGIESEIADGVTTLTRVVTEDASRDIAEFGFDYAAENGYDDVTVAHKANVMRTTDGQFLEAAEAVGDARDADYDTALMDALAMHLVMRPEEYGVVICPNLAGDMLSDLAAGLVGGLGLLPSANVGRDNALFEPVHGSAPDIAGEGVANPTAMILSAAMLLDHLGYGDEADRVRDAVESVLDAGPRTPDLGGDATTEEVTAAVVDAL; from the coding sequence ATGACCCATCGGATAGCCGTCATCCCCGGCGACGGGATCGGACGCGAAGTGACGCCCGCCGCGGTCGAGGTGCTGGAGGCCCTGGAACTGGACTTCGAGTTCGTCGAGGGCGACGCCGGCGACGCCGTGAAGGAGGAGACCGGCGAGGCGCTCCCGGCGGAGACCCGCGACCTGGCCGCGAACGCCGACGCGACGCTGTTCGGCGCGGCCGGCGAGACGGCCGCCGACGTGATCCTCCCGCTCCGGGAGGTCGTCGGCTCCTTCGCCAACGTCCGCCCGGCGCGGTCCTACCCCGGCCTCGACGCGGTCCAGCCCGACACCGACCTCGTGTTCATCCGGGAGAACACGGAGGGCGTCTACTCCGGCATCGAGTCCGAGATCGCCGACGGCGTGACGACGCTCACCCGCGTGGTCACCGAGGACGCCTCCCGCGACATCGCGGAGTTCGGCTTCGACTACGCCGCCGAGAACGGGTACGACGACGTGACGGTCGCCCACAAGGCAAACGTGATGCGGACGACGGACGGCCAGTTCCTCGAGGCCGCCGAGGCGGTCGGCGACGCCCGCGACGCCGACTACGACACCGCGCTGATGGACGCGCTGGCGATGCACCTCGTGATGCGCCCCGAGGAGTACGGCGTCGTCATCTGCCCGAACCTCGCCGGCGACATGCTTTCGGACCTCGCGGCGGGCCTCGTCGGCGGTCTGGGCCTGCTCCCCTCGGCCAACGTCGGCCGGGACAACGCGCTGTTCGAGCCTGTCCACGGCTCCGCGCCGGACATCGCGGGCGAGGGGGTCGCCAACCCGACCGCGATGATCCTCTCGGCGGCGATGCTGCTCGACCACCTGGGCTACGGCGACGAGGCCGACCGCGTGCGCGACGCCGTCGAGAGCGTGCTCGACGCCGGCCCCCGGACGCCGGACCTGGGCGGCGACGCCACCACCGAGGAGGTCACCGCGGCCGTCGTCGACGCGCTGTAG
- a CDS encoding metal-dependent hydrolase: MELTWHGHSTWRVDVGDTTLLIDPFFDNPKTDTDPEEIHPDYVLLTHGHADHIGDVDRYEGTTLVASPEVVEYCRDEYGDFDAVGGMGMNLGGTVELGDAYVTMHRADHTNGMDTSYGTSGGMPAGFIVSDTKPTQVADEESTTFYHAGDTGLMTEMRDVIGPYLEPDAAAVPAGDHFTMGPMQAAIAVDWLDVDHAFPMHYDTFPPIEIETEDFVNEVKGTGSDAEVHVLDGDETFELSEGY; encoded by the coding sequence ATGGAGCTTACCTGGCACGGTCACTCGACATGGCGCGTCGACGTCGGAGACACGACACTCCTCATCGACCCGTTCTTCGACAACCCGAAGACGGACACCGACCCGGAGGAGATCCATCCGGACTACGTGCTCCTGACGCACGGCCACGCCGACCACATCGGCGACGTCGACCGCTACGAGGGCACGACGCTGGTCGCCTCGCCCGAGGTCGTCGAGTACTGCCGAGACGAGTACGGCGACTTCGACGCCGTCGGCGGTATGGGGATGAACCTCGGGGGTACCGTCGAACTGGGCGACGCCTACGTCACAATGCACCGGGCCGACCACACCAACGGCATGGACACGAGCTACGGCACGTCCGGCGGGATGCCGGCCGGGTTCATCGTCAGCGACACGAAGCCGACGCAGGTCGCCGACGAGGAGTCGACGACGTTCTACCACGCGGGCGACACCGGGCTGATGACCGAGATGCGCGACGTGATCGGCCCGTATCTCGAACCCGACGCCGCCGCCGTCCCGGCGGGCGACCACTTCACGATGGGGCCGATGCAGGCCGCCATCGCTGTCGACTGGCTCGACGTCGACCACGCGTTCCCGATGCACTACGACACGTTCCCGCCGATCGAGATCGAGACGGAGGACTTCGTCAACGAGGTCAAGGGCACGGGGAGCGACGCCGAGGTCCACGTGCTCGACGGCGACGAGACGTTCGAGCTGAGCGAAGGGTACTGA
- a CDS encoding acyl-CoA thioester hydrolase/BAAT C-terminal domain-containing protein codes for MQETETDPTASTADEQIAIRAPDRSRNDEPISVRITGADAGATVEFEAALTDDDGVEWRSRASFTADGDGVVDLTETAPDDGSYEGVAPMGWLWSMTADADVLMPELTADPEVAVDLRATSGGERAERTIVRELYDEGITKRPVDRDGLVGTLYEPAGDGPHPGVLSLHGSGGQTPVRTVQLLASHGFAVLAVQYFGEAEPIPDEHRSVPLSYFDEAASWLRAQPSVRDGQLGAVGGSRGGELALLLGARFDWIGAVVAYAGSGVAWDSPSGEPGWVHDGEAVPHLEGKDIPRETVEAGLADEPVDEATIAVERTDGPVLLITGDDDQLWPAGRLSRIAMDRLDAADHGYEYEHRSYEGAGHLISVPYVPTAEFDMGGGTPSGTARAAADSWPAVLEYLERGLDATEGWKDR; via the coding sequence ATGCAAGAGACAGAGACGGATCCGACAGCATCGACCGCGGACGAACAGATCGCAATCCGGGCACCGGACAGGAGCCGGAACGACGAACCGATATCAGTCCGGATAACGGGAGCCGACGCCGGCGCGACGGTGGAGTTCGAGGCGGCCCTGACCGACGACGACGGCGTCGAGTGGCGCTCCCGAGCGTCGTTTACCGCCGACGGCGACGGCGTCGTCGACCTGACCGAAACCGCGCCCGACGACGGGAGCTACGAGGGCGTCGCCCCGATGGGCTGGCTGTGGTCCATGACCGCCGACGCCGACGTGTTGATGCCCGAACTGACCGCCGACCCCGAAGTCGCGGTCGACCTGCGAGCGACGAGCGGCGGCGAACGGGCCGAGCGAACGATCGTCCGGGAACTGTACGACGAGGGCATCACGAAGCGGCCCGTCGACCGCGATGGCCTCGTCGGGACGCTGTACGAACCGGCCGGCGACGGCCCGCACCCCGGCGTGCTCTCCCTCCACGGTTCCGGCGGCCAGACGCCGGTCCGAACCGTGCAGTTGCTCGCCTCCCACGGCTTCGCGGTCCTCGCGGTCCAGTACTTCGGCGAGGCCGAGCCGATCCCCGACGAGCACCGCAGCGTCCCCCTGTCGTACTTCGACGAGGCGGCAAGCTGGCTCCGGGCGCAACCGTCCGTCCGGGACGGCCAACTGGGAGCGGTCGGCGGTTCCCGCGGCGGCGAACTCGCCCTGCTGCTCGGCGCTCGCTTCGACTGGATCGGCGCTGTCGTCGCCTACGCCGGCAGCGGCGTCGCGTGGGACTCCCCGAGCGGCGAACCGGGCTGGGTCCACGACGGCGAGGCCGTCCCGCACCTCGAAGGCAAGGACATCCCGCGGGAGACGGTCGAAGCGGGCCTGGCCGACGAACCGGTCGACGAGGCGACCATCGCGGTCGAGCGCACCGACGGCCCGGTGCTTCTCATCACCGGCGACGACGACCAGCTTTGGCCCGCGGGTCGCCTGTCCCGGATAGCGATGGACCGACTTGACGCGGCCGACCACGGGTACGAGTACGAGCACCGGAGCTACGAGGGGGCGGGCCACCTCATCTCGGTGCCCTACGTCCCGACGGCGGAGTTCGACATGGGCGGGGGCACGCCGAGCGGGACCGCACGCGCGGCCGCGGACTCGTGGCCGGCCGTGCTGGAGTATCTCGAACGTGGCCTCGACGCTACGGAGGGGTGGAAGGACCGATGA
- the leuC gene encoding 3-isopropylmalate dehydratase large subunit → MSQGTLYDKVWDEHKVTELPTGQDQLFVGLHLIHEVTSPQAFGMLRERDLEVAYPDLTHATVDHIVPTADQSRPYGDDSAEEMMAELEENVREAGIEFSDPTTGNQGIVHVIGPEQGLTQPGTTIVCGDSHTSTHGAFGALAFGIGTSQIRDVLATGTVAMEKQKVRKIEVTGELPAGVEAKDVILEIIRRLGTEGGVGYVYEYAGEAIESLDMEGRMSICNMSIEGGARAGYVNPDETTYEWLEGRDEVPEGDAFEERKEYWESIRSDDDAEYDDVVTIDGSELEPVVTWGTTPGQGVGVTEPIPEPEDLPEEKQDTARRAQEHMRVEPGDTMEGYDIDVAFLGSCTNARLPDLRRAARIVEGREVHDDVRAMVVPGSQRVQKAAEEEGLKETFEEAGFEWRNAGCSMCLGMNEDQLEGDEACASSSNRNFVGRQGSKDGRTVLMNPRMVVAAAVNGEVTDVRELKEVTSA, encoded by the coding sequence ATGAGTCAGGGCACGCTGTACGACAAGGTCTGGGACGAGCACAAGGTGACCGAACTGCCGACCGGACAGGACCAGCTGTTCGTCGGCCTCCACCTCATCCACGAGGTGACGAGCCCTCAGGCGTTCGGCATGCTCCGCGAGCGCGACCTCGAGGTCGCGTACCCGGACCTGACCCACGCGACGGTCGACCACATCGTCCCCACGGCCGACCAGTCCCGCCCCTACGGCGACGACTCCGCCGAGGAGATGATGGCCGAACTGGAGGAGAACGTCCGCGAGGCGGGCATCGAATTCTCCGACCCGACGACCGGCAACCAGGGCATCGTCCACGTCATCGGCCCGGAGCAGGGGCTCACTCAGCCCGGCACGACCATCGTCTGTGGCGACAGCCACACCTCGACCCACGGTGCGTTCGGCGCGCTGGCCTTTGGCATCGGCACGTCGCAGATCCGCGACGTGCTCGCGACGGGCACCGTCGCGATGGAGAAACAGAAGGTCCGGAAGATCGAGGTGACGGGCGAACTGCCGGCCGGCGTCGAGGCAAAGGACGTCATCCTGGAGATCATCCGCCGGCTGGGCACCGAGGGCGGCGTCGGCTACGTGTACGAGTACGCCGGCGAGGCCATCGAGAGCCTCGACATGGAGGGGCGGATGTCCATCTGCAACATGTCCATCGAGGGCGGCGCACGCGCGGGCTACGTCAACCCCGACGAGACCACCTACGAGTGGCTCGAGGGGCGCGACGAGGTCCCCGAGGGCGACGCGTTCGAGGAGCGCAAGGAGTACTGGGAGTCGATCCGCTCCGACGACGACGCCGAGTACGACGACGTCGTCACCATCGACGGCTCGGAACTCGAACCCGTCGTCACCTGGGGCACCACCCCCGGGCAGGGCGTCGGCGTGACCGAACCCATCCCCGAGCCCGAGGACCTGCCCGAGGAGAAGCAGGACACCGCCCGGCGCGCACAGGAGCACATGCGCGTCGAACCGGGCGACACGATGGAGGGCTACGACATCGACGTCGCCTTCCTGGGCTCCTGTACGAACGCCCGGCTGCCCGACCTGCGCCGCGCGGCGCGCATCGTCGAGGGCCGCGAGGTCCACGACGACGTCCGCGCGATGGTCGTCCCCGGCAGCCAGCGCGTACAGAAGGCCGCCGAGGAGGAGGGCCTGAAGGAGACGTTCGAGGAGGCCGGCTTCGAGTGGCGCAACGCCGGCTGTTCGATGTGTCTCGGCATGAACGAGGACCAGCTGGAGGGCGACGAGGCCTGTGCGTCCTCGTCGAACCGCAACTTCGTCGGCCGGCAGGGGAGCAAGGACGGCCGCACCGTCCTGATGAACCCGCGGATGGTCGTCGCGGCGGCGGTCAACGGCGAAGTCACCGACGTCCGCGAACTCAAGGAGGTGACCTCGGCATGA
- a CDS encoding OsmC family protein, translating to MTKEVHSVSEEGFSTTNNIRDFETTIDAEGEEAPDTLEALLAAYASCYVPALRVGAQQRDAGDLGRIEIDATGDLNDDDKLAAISFEVSTEADVDDDTAEAVIERAHELCKVGDAVKESLEADVTFQ from the coding sequence ATGACGAAGGAAGTCCACAGCGTCTCCGAGGAGGGGTTCAGCACGACGAACAACATCCGCGACTTCGAGACGACGATCGACGCGGAGGGCGAGGAAGCGCCCGACACGCTGGAGGCGCTGCTCGCCGCGTACGCCTCCTGCTACGTGCCCGCGCTCCGCGTCGGCGCACAGCAGCGCGACGCCGGCGACCTCGGCCGCATCGAGATCGACGCGACGGGCGACCTCAACGACGACGACAAGCTGGCGGCCATCAGCTTCGAGGTGTCCACGGAAGCCGACGTGGACGACGACACGGCCGAGGCGGTCATCGAGCGCGCCCACGAACTCTGTAAGGTCGGCGACGCGGTCAAGGAGAGCCTCGAAGCCGACGTGACGTTCCAGTAG
- the ilvC gene encoding ketol-acid reductoisomerase, which produces MTDDDAFTTTVHYEDDADSAHIEDKTVAVLGYGSQGHAHSLNLHESGVDVVVGLREGSASRAAAEEEGLTVTTPAEAAAAADVVSVLVPDTVQPDVYEHAVEPNLEPGDTLQFAHGFNIHYNQIQPPEDVDVTMVAPKSPGHLVRRNYEKEEGTPALLAVYQDATGEATDEALAYAQGIGCARAGVLETTFREEVESDLFGEQAVLCGGVTSLVKHGYETLVDNGYSPEAAYFECLNELKLIVDLMYEGGLGGMWDSVSDTAEYGGLVQGDEIVDDTVRENMEETLEKVQNGEFAREWIAENQAGRPSYTQLREAEKNHEIEEVGERLRDLFAWADEQEADTEKEQVTADD; this is translated from the coding sequence ATGACAGACGACGACGCATTCACCACGACGGTACACTACGAGGACGACGCGGACAGCGCGCACATCGAGGACAAGACGGTCGCCGTGCTCGGCTACGGCAGCCAGGGGCACGCCCACTCGCTCAACCTCCACGAGAGCGGCGTGGACGTGGTCGTCGGCCTCCGCGAGGGGTCGGCCTCCCGCGCCGCCGCCGAGGAGGAGGGCCTGACGGTGACGACGCCGGCGGAGGCCGCCGCCGCGGCCGACGTCGTGTCGGTGCTGGTGCCCGACACGGTCCAGCCCGACGTGTACGAGCACGCCGTCGAGCCGAACCTGGAGCCGGGCGACACCCTGCAGTTCGCCCACGGCTTCAACATCCACTACAACCAGATCCAGCCCCCGGAGGACGTGGACGTGACGATGGTCGCCCCGAAGAGCCCGGGCCACCTCGTCCGCCGCAACTACGAGAAAGAGGAGGGCACGCCCGCGCTGCTGGCGGTGTACCAGGACGCCACCGGCGAGGCGACCGACGAGGCGCTGGCCTACGCTCAGGGGATCGGCTGTGCCCGCGCCGGCGTGCTGGAGACGACGTTCCGCGAGGAGGTCGAGTCCGACCTGTTCGGCGAGCAGGCCGTCCTCTGTGGCGGCGTCACCTCGCTGGTCAAGCACGGCTACGAGACGCTCGTCGACAACGGCTACAGCCCGGAGGCGGCGTACTTCGAGTGCCTGAACGAGCTGAAGCTCATCGTCGACCTGATGTACGAGGGCGGGCTCGGCGGGATGTGGGACTCCGTCTCCGACACCGCCGAGTACGGCGGCCTCGTGCAGGGCGACGAGATCGTCGACGACACCGTCCGGGAGAATATGGAGGAGACGCTGGAGAAGGTCCAGAACGGCGAGTTCGCCCGGGAGTGGATCGCGGAGAACCAGGCCGGCCGCCCGAGCTACACCCAGCTCCGGGAGGCCGAGAAGAACCACGAGATAGAGGAGGTCGGCGAGCGCCTGCGCGACCTGTTCGCGTGGGCCGACGAGCAGGAGGCCGACACGGAGAAAGAACAGGTGACGGCCGATGACTGA
- a CDS encoding DUF5799 family protein, translating into MSDSEWTDRIVGDRMTVDQEFSTQVRNSQFSNQEWGMIMTAVELEIADAGDPEAARIVADTSKIDQVLPAIDESRAQMGQMGGAAGGGGGGSSGGGLLDGIKDALGLGGDGGGDSDERERAAAALAQAYADELQSHLEQKGKWEEVRIAAQR; encoded by the coding sequence ATGTCAGACAGCGAGTGGACCGACCGCATCGTGGGCGACAGGATGACGGTCGACCAGGAGTTCTCGACGCAGGTGCGGAACTCGCAGTTCTCGAACCAGGAGTGGGGGATGATCATGACGGCCGTCGAACTGGAGATAGCCGACGCCGGGGACCCGGAGGCGGCCCGCATCGTCGCCGACACCAGCAAGATAGACCAGGTGCTCCCGGCCATCGACGAGTCCCGGGCCCAGATGGGGCAGATGGGCGGTGCCGCCGGCGGCGGTGGCGGCGGCTCGTCCGGCGGCGGCCTCCTCGACGGGATCAAGGACGCGCTCGGCCTCGGCGGCGACGGCGGGGGCGACAGCGACGAGCGCGAGCGGGCGGCCGCGGCGCTCGCGCAGGCGTACGCCGACGAGCTACAGTCGCATCTGGAACAGAAGGGCAAGTGGGAGGAGGTCCGGATCGCCGCCCAGCGATAG
- the ilvN gene encoding acetolactate synthase small subunit, translating to MTGGLPGAAPDERPHPDGRRNSQGVRIDPEVEAEPEPRRAVLSATVKHEPGVLAAVSGLFSRRQFNIESLTVGPTEDENRARITLVIEEPDPGVEQAKKQLEKLIPVISVTELEPTASQRELALIKVDGEAPDQVQSVAEMYGGEAVDASQETVTVEITGSRQKINAAVDTFRRFDIREVVRTGTAALERGAEQTQ from the coding sequence ATGACAGGAGGACTCCCCGGCGCTGCACCGGACGAGCGACCACACCCCGACGGCCGCCGCAACTCCCAGGGCGTGCGGATCGACCCGGAGGTCGAGGCCGAGCCCGAGCCGCGGCGCGCGGTGCTGTCGGCGACGGTCAAACACGAGCCCGGCGTGCTGGCCGCCGTCTCGGGGCTGTTCTCCCGGCGGCAGTTCAACATCGAGAGCCTCACCGTCGGGCCGACGGAGGACGAGAACCGCGCCCGGATCACCCTCGTCATCGAGGAGCCGGACCCGGGCGTCGAACAGGCCAAGAAGCAACTGGAGAAGCTCATCCCGGTCATCTCGGTGACCGAACTGGAGCCGACGGCGTCCCAGCGGGAGCTGGCGCTGATCAAGGTCGACGGCGAAGCGCCCGACCAGGTCCAGTCCGTCGCAGAGATGTACGGCGGTGAGGCCGTCGACGCCAGCCAGGAGACGGTCACCGTCGAGATCACGGGCAGCAGACAGAAGATAAACGCCGCAGTCGACACCTTCCGGCGGTTCGACATCCGGGAGGTCGTCCGCACCGGCACCGCCGCCCTCGAGCGCGGCGCGGAACAGACGCAGTGA